One Senegalia massiliensis DNA window includes the following coding sequences:
- a CDS encoding HPP family protein, translated as MFVIKFLDSKFKDNIKRYILQCVLATISIMFILLFLNYFVYTTIIASLGATTFIVFTMPKTHSAKGKNILGGYTLGIIFGIIFHLLSIFLIEIIETINLNTLYMITGALSVGATMFVMTITNTEHPPAVGMALSLILTPWDFKTLFFVYLCIILMIIVKKSLENYLIDLQ; from the coding sequence GTGTTTGTCATTAAATTTTTAGATTCTAAATTTAAAGATAATATTAAAAGATATATATTGCAATGTGTATTAGCAACCATATCAATAATGTTCATATTGTTATTTTTAAACTACTTTGTATACACTACAATAATAGCAAGTTTAGGTGCTACCACTTTTATTGTCTTTACTATGCCAAAAACTCATTCTGCAAAAGGAAAAAATATTCTTGGTGGATATACTCTTGGTATAATTTTTGGTATAATATTTCATTTATTATCAATATTTTTAATAGAAATAATAGAAACAATAAATTTAAATACCCTTTATATGATTACAGGAGCATTATCAGTAGGTGCTACAATGTTTGTAATGACCATAACTAATACAGAGCATCCTCCAGCAGTGGGTATGGCTCTATCATTAATTCTAACTCCATGGGATTTTAAAACTTTATTTTTCGTATATCTATGTATAATACTTATGATAATAGTTAAAAAGTCACTGGAAAATTATTTAATAGATCTTCAATAA